A genomic segment from Triticum dicoccoides isolate Atlit2015 ecotype Zavitan chromosome 1A, WEW_v2.0, whole genome shotgun sequence encodes:
- the LOC119281130 gene encoding cell division protein FtsZ homolog 2-2, chloroplastic-like yields MSFSTSFGCAGAHPARHLDPPPAGKTFRGVSATHFLRKRRFAGRPGRFECSANSRQSGPRRTPKDTMYDLHPEISMLYGEDNGAVAAPSKEQGIGKAIETLPLADASIAYRYNEPRIKVIGVGGAGSNAVNRMIESSMKGVEFWIVNTDFQAMRMSPIDPANRLPIGQELTRGLGAGGNPEIGMNAAKESQELVEKAVSGADMVFVTAGMGGGTGTGGAPVIAGIAKSMGILTVGIVTTPFSFEGRRRALQAQEGIAALRSNVDTLIVIPNDKLLTAVSPNTPVTEAFNLADDILRQGVRGISDIITVPGLVNVDFADVRSVMSDAGSSLMGIGTATGKTRARDAALNAIQSPLLDIGIERATGIVWNITGGSDLTLTEVNAAAEVIYDLVDPGANLIFGSVIDPSYTGQVSITLIATGFKRQEESEVRPAQAGGDVNRGRSSRFSSSSQDEGPKLQIPEFLQRKGRSGFSRG; encoded by the exons ATGAGCTTCTCCACAAGTTTCGGGTGTGCCGGTGCACACCCCGCACGCCATCTGGATCCGCCGCCGGCCGGGAAGACATTTCGCGGTGTCAGCGCGACGCACTTCCTGAGGAAGAGGCGGTTCGCTGGTCGCCCTGGTCGATTCGAATGCTCCGCAAACTCGCGCCAATCTGGGCCCCGGCGCACCCCCAAGGACACCATGTACGACCTCCACCCCGAGATCTCGATGCTTTATGGAGAGGATAATGGCGCAGTTGCTGCCCCCAGCAAGGAGCAGGGTATCGGAAAAGCAATTGAGACCTTACCGCTAGCAGATGCTTCCATTGCGTACCGCTACAATGAGCCCCGGATTAAAGTCATAGGGGTTGGAGGCGCCGGCTCCAATGCCGTGAACAGGATGATTGAGAGCTCCATGAAGGGGGTGGAGTTCTGGATCGTGAACACTGATTTCCAGGCTATGAGGATGTCGCCCATTGACCCGGCAAATAGGCTGCCGATTGGCCAGGAACTGACAAGAGGTCTTGGTGCTGGTGGGAACCCAGAAATCGGAATGAATGCAGCCAAGGAAAGCCAGGAGTTGGTAGAAAAGGCAGTGTCTGGAGCTGATATGGTTTTTGTCACG GCTGGAATGGGAGGTGGAACAGGCACTGGCGGGGCGCCCGTTATAGCAGGGATCGCAAAGTCTATGGGTATATTAACTGTTGGAATCGTGACGACCCCGTTTTCATTTGAGGGAAGAAGGCGGGCACTCCAGGCACAAGAAGGAATTGCGGCCTTGAGAAGCAATGTTGATACACTGATTGTAATCCCAAATGATAAGTTACTGACTGCTGTTTCTCCAAATACTCCTGTGACAGAAGCCTTTAATTTGGCAGATGATATTCTCCGGCAAGGTGTCCGTGGAATCTCAGATATCATCACT GTGCCAGGTTTGGTCAATGTTGACTTTGCTGATGTACGATCAGTTATGTCAGATGCAGGTTCATCCTTGATGGGTATTGGAACAGCAACAG GTAAGACACGAGCAAGAGATGCTGCACTCAATGCCATACAGTCTCCTCTACTTGATATTGGTATTGAAAGAGCAACAGGAATTGTGTGGAATATCACCGGAGGGAGTGACCTAACATTGACAGAG GTGAATGCAGCAGCTGAAGTGATATATGATCTCGTAGATCCTGGCGCAAATCTAATATTTGGGTCTGTCATAGACCCATCATATACTGGTCAG GTGAGCATAACCTTGATTGCAACTGGATTCAAGCGCCAGGAGGAAAGTGAAGTCCGACCCGCGCAG GCTGGAGGCGACGTGAACCGCGGCCGCAGCTCCCGGTTCTCTTCATCCTCCCAGGACGAAGGCCCGAAGCTGCAGATTCCTGAGTTCCTACAGCGGAAAGGGCGTTCGGGGTTTTCCAGAGGCTGA